One segment of Capnocytophaga sp. oral taxon 878 DNA contains the following:
- a CDS encoding ABC transporter permease has protein sequence MWIVIRENVKIAFEAIKGQLLRTILTVLIIAIGITALVGILSVITALRNTLEGNFSSMGANTFVLMRYQYNQRAEGSGTKRKINPTITYNEALAFKEQLALPYAHTSLSLAVASAAEIKYENKKTDPLARVIGIDEYYISNSGLEVEEGRGFTNFDIENNLMQCIIGPDFKNSLLKGVDPIGKVISVRGYQFRIIGVMKSQSSSFGNYENFQVLIPLPVARNIFPVNNPNYEIKVSVDNKSQLEGTINDATLLMRSLRGLAPLQENNFGIERSDDLLQRIGQITGVLTIAGFIIGLITILGSSIALLNIMLVSVTERTKEIGIRKALGAKRKSITLQFFIETLIIAQLGAATGIVLGISLGYIISKAIKFSFVIPWGVIFIAIFIALVVSVISGLYPAIKASKLDPVEALRYE, from the coding sequence GTGTGGATAGTTATTCGTGAAAATGTTAAAATAGCTTTTGAAGCTATCAAAGGGCAACTGTTGCGCACCATACTTACAGTGCTTATCATTGCCATAGGTATCACCGCCTTAGTGGGTATCCTAAGTGTGATTACTGCTTTGCGTAACACACTGGAGGGTAACTTCTCTAGTATGGGGGCTAATACCTTTGTGCTGATGCGCTACCAGTATAACCAGCGTGCCGAAGGTAGTGGTACCAAGCGCAAAATCAATCCAACTATCACTTATAACGAGGCTTTAGCATTTAAAGAGCAGTTAGCTTTGCCTTATGCCCATACCAGTTTGTCATTAGCAGTAGCTTCTGCTGCCGAAATTAAATATGAAAACAAAAAAACCGACCCCTTAGCACGAGTCATTGGTATTGATGAGTATTACATCTCCAATTCAGGCTTGGAAGTAGAAGAGGGCAGAGGGTTTACCAACTTTGATATTGAAAATAACTTAATGCAATGCATTATAGGCCCCGATTTTAAAAACTCTTTACTCAAAGGGGTTGATCCCATAGGCAAAGTTATTTCAGTACGTGGCTATCAGTTCCGTATTATAGGAGTAATGAAATCACAAAGTTCTTCTTTTGGTAATTATGAAAATTTCCAAGTGCTTATTCCTCTACCAGTAGCCCGTAACATCTTCCCTGTTAATAACCCTAATTACGAAATTAAAGTAAGTGTAGATAATAAAAGCCAGTTAGAAGGTACTATCAATGATGCAACTTTATTAATGCGTAGTTTGCGTGGCTTAGCCCCCTTACAAGAAAATAACTTCGGTATTGAACGTAGCGACGATCTTTTGCAGCGCATCGGTCAGATTACGGGGGTACTTACCATAGCCGGCTTCATTATCGGGCTGATAACTATTTTGGGTTCTTCTATAGCTTTGCTAAATATTATGCTCGTATCAGTAACCGAGCGTACCAAAGAAATAGGTATCCGCAAGGCTTTAGGAGCCAAACGCAAATCAATAACCTTGCAGTTCTTTATCGAAACGCTTATAATAGCACAGTTAGGAGCTGCAACAGGCATAGTGTTGGGTATCAGTTTGGGGTATATTATCTCAAAAGCTATTAAGTTTAGTTTTGTTATTCCGTGGGGGGTTATATTTATTGCTATCTTTATTGCCTTAGTAGTGTCAGTTATATCAGGGTTATATCCTGCTATAAAAGCCTCTAAGTTAGATCCAGTCGAGGCACTCCGCTATGAATAA
- the recG gene encoding ATP-dependent DNA helicase RecG, which yields MIPENVLHTPISYLRGVGAQRAELLKTELGIYEYQDILNLFPNRYIDRTKFYKINELQNNNAEVQIIGKVVHLRTVESANQKGTRLVATFTDETGTIDLVWFKGVKWIRDTLKINEPYVIFGKLNFFANTFSMPHPEMDLLADFNKVGHSSIQPVYPSTEKLAKRGITNRVMRQLVHTVFEQVGNTFVENLPEKILTSLNLISKQEAVRSIHFPPNQELLTKATIRLKFEELFYIQVQLVRKNLLQKQKFLGQPFKKVGDTFMNFYNHHLPFPLTNAQKRVLKEIRADVGSNAQMNRLLQGDVGSGKTIVALMTMLLAVDNQCQACLMAPTEILANQHYQTISKLLEGTNVTVALLTGSSKTKERRILDEQLQSGELSILIGTHALLEDKVQFHNLGLAIIDEQHRFGVEQRAKLWRKNTIPPHILVMTATPIPRTLAMSVYGDLDVSIIDELPPGRKPIKTIHQYENYRAEVYEFIKKEIDKGRQAYVVYPLIEESEALDFKNLTEGYEYITASFPLPKYKVSMVHGKLKPAEKDAEMERFLRNETQIMVATTVIEVGVNVPNASVMVIESAERFGLSQLHQLRGRVGRGSEQSYCILLTGNKMGNDTRTRMETMVRTNDGFEIAEVDLKLRGPGDLMGTQQSGVLALKIADIVKDQDILKAARFQAIDLLKADPHLEQPQNKCVAHTLIQLQRYKNLWTYIS from the coding sequence ATGATTCCAGAAAATGTCCTACATACTCCCATTAGCTACCTACGTGGTGTAGGTGCCCAGCGTGCAGAGCTTCTCAAAACAGAGCTCGGTATTTATGAGTATCAGGATATATTGAATCTCTTCCCCAATAGGTATATTGATCGCACTAAGTTTTATAAGATCAATGAGTTACAAAACAATAATGCCGAAGTGCAAATTATAGGTAAAGTAGTACACTTGCGCACTGTTGAGTCTGCCAACCAAAAAGGAACGCGCCTTGTAGCTACTTTTACTGATGAAACTGGCACTATTGATTTGGTGTGGTTCAAAGGAGTTAAATGGATACGTGATACCTTAAAAATTAATGAGCCTTACGTAATCTTTGGTAAGCTAAACTTCTTTGCTAATACCTTCTCAATGCCTCACCCCGAAATGGACTTACTTGCCGATTTTAATAAGGTGGGGCATAGTAGCATTCAGCCTGTATATCCTTCTACCGAGAAATTAGCCAAACGTGGCATTACCAATAGGGTGATGCGGCAGTTAGTGCATACTGTTTTTGAACAAGTGGGAAATACCTTTGTTGAGAATCTACCTGAAAAGATACTCACTTCCTTGAATCTTATATCTAAACAAGAAGCAGTACGCTCTATACATTTTCCTCCTAATCAAGAATTACTTACTAAGGCTACTATAAGGCTTAAGTTTGAAGAGCTCTTCTATATACAAGTGCAGTTGGTGCGCAAAAATCTTTTGCAAAAACAGAAATTCCTAGGGCAACCTTTTAAAAAGGTAGGTGATACCTTTATGAATTTCTACAATCACCATTTGCCTTTCCCTCTTACCAATGCTCAAAAACGTGTACTAAAAGAAATACGTGCCGATGTAGGCTCCAATGCACAAATGAATAGGTTGTTACAAGGTGACGTGGGCTCTGGCAAAACAATTGTAGCCTTAATGACAATGCTCTTGGCGGTTGATAATCAATGTCAGGCTTGTTTAATGGCTCCTACCGAAATACTTGCCAACCAGCATTACCAAACTATTAGTAAGCTGTTGGAGGGTACTAACGTAACTGTTGCCCTACTTACAGGTTCTTCTAAAACTAAAGAACGCCGAATATTAGATGAACAACTACAATCGGGAGAGCTTTCTATACTTATAGGCACACACGCCCTTTTAGAAGATAAGGTGCAGTTCCATAATTTAGGACTTGCTATTATTGATGAGCAACATCGTTTTGGAGTAGAGCAACGGGCTAAGTTATGGCGCAAAAATACTATTCCGCCTCATATACTTGTAATGACTGCTACGCCTATACCACGCACCTTGGCAATGAGTGTGTATGGTGATTTGGACGTATCAATAATTGATGAACTACCGCCAGGGCGTAAGCCTATCAAAACAATACACCAATATGAAAACTATAGGGCAGAGGTGTATGAGTTTATCAAAAAAGAAATAGATAAAGGCAGACAAGCTTATGTGGTATACCCTCTTATTGAAGAATCGGAGGCTTTAGATTTTAAGAACCTTACTGAGGGGTATGAGTATATTACCGCTAGCTTTCCTTTGCCTAAATATAAAGTATCAATGGTGCATGGCAAGCTAAAACCTGCTGAAAAGGATGCTGAAATGGAACGTTTCTTACGTAATGAAACCCAGATAATGGTAGCAACTACTGTTATTGAGGTAGGGGTGAATGTGCCTAATGCTTCGGTAATGGTTATTGAAAGTGCCGAGCGCTTTGGACTATCACAGTTGCACCAGCTACGGGGTAGGGTAGGGCGAGGTAGTGAGCAAAGTTATTGTATCCTTCTCACAGGTAATAAAATGGGTAATGATACTCGTACACGTATGGAGACAATGGTACGCACTAACGATGGTTTTGAAATAGCCGAAGTAGACCTAAAACTACGTGGTCCTGGTGACTTGATGGGTACCCAGCAAAGTGGTGTACTTGCCCTAAAAATAGCCGATATTGTAAAAGATCAAGATATACTGAAAGCAGCTCGCTTTCAAGCTATTGATTTGCTTAAGGCTGACCCTCATTTGGAGCAGCCACAAAACAAGTGTGTTGCTCATACGCTTATTCAGTTGCAACGTTATAAAAACTTATGGACGTATATTTCGTAA
- the clpB gene encoding ATP-dependent chaperone ClpB, with product MNFNNFTIKAQEAVQTAQQIAQQYGHQELQNEHFFKAIEQVDENVLPFLFKKLNVNREQLSKQLETALQGLAKVSGGDMGLSREANTMLNEAINIAKKWNDEYVSLEHLILAIFKGNSKIAQALKDQGVREKELEKAIQELRKGERVTSASAEQTYNSLNKYAKNLNQLADSGKLDPVIGRDEEIRRVLQILSRRTKNNPMLVGEPGVGKTAIAEGLAHRIVKGDVPENLKDKIIYSLDMGALIAGAKYKGEFEERLKSVVKEVTTSDGNIILFIDEIHTLVGAGGGEGAMDAANILKPALARGELRAIGATTLDEYQKYFEKDKALERRFQKVMVEEPDTESAISILRGIKEKYETHHKVRIKDEAIIAAVELSERYITNRFLPDKAIDLMDEAAAKLRMEINSKPEELDVLDRKIMQLEIEIEAIKREKDDDKLKTLYADLANLKDERNAINAKWQSEKNVIDEVQATKEAIEKFRLEASKSEREGDYGKVAELRYGKIKEAEDRLVELQKLLDEKAHENALVKEEVTAEDIAEVVAKWTGIPVAKMLQGEREKLLNLETELHHRVVGQEEAIEAVSDAIRRSRAGLQDPRRPIGSFLFLGTTGVGKTELAKALAEYLFDDENAMTRIDMSEYQEKHSVSRLVGAPPGYVGYDEGGQLTEAVRRRPYSVVLLDEIEKAHPDTFNILLQVLDEGRLTDNKGRTADFKNTIIIMTSNMGSHIIQETFDKYPNDTERAVDKSRNEVLQLLKQSVRPEFLNRIDDIIMFTPLSESNIRNIVSLQLQSIFRMIAKEGIILNATDGAVDYLAKKGFDPQFGARPVKRVIQKEVLNQLSKEILSGKLQRDAVILLDVCDDKLVFKNE from the coding sequence ATGAACTTTAATAACTTTACTATAAAAGCGCAAGAGGCGGTACAAACTGCCCAGCAAATAGCTCAACAGTATGGGCATCAGGAGTTGCAAAACGAACACTTTTTCAAAGCTATAGAGCAGGTAGATGAAAACGTTTTGCCTTTCCTATTCAAGAAATTAAATGTAAACCGTGAACAGCTTTCTAAGCAATTGGAAACAGCTTTGCAAGGATTGGCAAAAGTGAGCGGTGGCGATATGGGGCTATCACGTGAGGCAAATACTATGCTGAATGAAGCTATAAATATTGCCAAGAAATGGAATGATGAATACGTATCATTGGAGCATCTTATATTGGCAATTTTTAAAGGTAACAGTAAAATAGCTCAAGCCCTTAAAGACCAAGGAGTGAGAGAAAAAGAATTGGAGAAAGCCATTCAAGAGTTGCGAAAAGGAGAGCGAGTAACCTCGGCATCGGCTGAACAGACTTACAACTCGCTTAATAAATACGCTAAAAACCTAAACCAGCTAGCCGATAGTGGTAAGTTAGACCCTGTGATAGGGCGTGATGAGGAAATACGCCGTGTATTGCAAATACTATCACGTAGAACCAAGAACAACCCTATGCTAGTAGGTGAACCAGGGGTAGGTAAAACTGCTATTGCTGAAGGTTTGGCGCACCGTATTGTAAAAGGAGATGTGCCTGAAAACTTAAAGGATAAAATAATTTACTCTCTTGATATGGGAGCACTTATTGCTGGAGCCAAATACAAGGGAGAGTTTGAAGAACGACTCAAATCGGTAGTGAAAGAGGTGACTACTTCGGACGGTAATATTATTCTGTTTATAGATGAAATTCACACCCTTGTAGGAGCTGGAGGGGGAGAAGGCGCTATGGATGCTGCTAACATCTTAAAACCTGCTTTAGCTCGTGGAGAACTGCGTGCCATTGGTGCTACAACCCTTGATGAGTACCAAAAGTATTTTGAGAAAGATAAGGCACTTGAACGCCGTTTTCAAAAAGTAATGGTAGAAGAGCCAGATACCGAGAGCGCTATATCAATACTACGTGGTATTAAAGAGAAATATGAAACCCACCACAAAGTGCGTATCAAAGACGAAGCTATTATAGCTGCTGTTGAGCTTTCGGAACGTTATATTACTAACCGTTTTTTACCCGATAAAGCTATTGATCTGATGGATGAAGCTGCTGCTAAACTCCGTATGGAAATCAATTCTAAACCAGAAGAGTTGGATGTTCTTGACCGCAAGATTATGCAACTTGAAATAGAAATTGAGGCTATTAAGCGAGAAAAAGACGATGACAAGCTAAAAACACTCTATGCTGATTTGGCAAACCTCAAAGACGAACGCAATGCTATTAACGCTAAATGGCAAAGTGAAAAAAATGTAATAGATGAGGTACAAGCTACCAAAGAAGCTATTGAGAAATTTAGGTTGGAAGCTAGCAAATCTGAACGTGAAGGTGATTATGGCAAAGTAGCTGAATTGCGCTATGGCAAGATTAAAGAAGCTGAAGATAGGTTGGTAGAATTACAGAAACTTTTGGATGAAAAAGCACACGAAAACGCACTTGTAAAAGAAGAGGTTACTGCAGAAGATATAGCAGAAGTAGTAGCAAAATGGACAGGTATACCAGTGGCCAAAATGTTACAAGGCGAACGCGAAAAACTACTGAACTTAGAGACAGAATTGCACCATCGTGTAGTAGGGCAAGAAGAGGCTATTGAGGCAGTATCGGATGCGATACGCCGTAGTAGAGCAGGTTTGCAAGACCCTCGCCGTCCTATAGGTTCATTCCTTTTCTTAGGAACTACAGGGGTAGGTAAAACTGAGCTTGCTAAAGCCTTGGCTGAATATCTATTTGATGATGAAAATGCAATGACACGTATTGATATGAGTGAATATCAGGAAAAACACTCTGTAAGCCGATTGGTAGGTGCACCTCCAGGATATGTAGGTTATGATGAAGGCGGTCAACTTACTGAGGCAGTACGTCGCCGACCTTATTCGGTAGTTCTTTTAGACGAAATAGAAAAAGCACATCCTGATACTTTTAATATTTTGTTACAAGTATTGGATGAAGGCAGACTTACTGATAACAAAGGTCGTACAGCCGATTTTAAGAATACAATTATTATAATGACCTCCAATATGGGTAGCCATATTATTCAAGAAACTTTTGATAAGTATCCTAACGATACTGAGCGTGCTGTAGATAAATCACGTAATGAAGTACTGCAATTACTTAAACAAAGTGTACGTCCTGAGTTTTTGAACCGTATAGATGATATTATAATGTTCACTCCACTAAGTGAAAGTAATATCCGTAATATTGTTAGTTTACAGTTACAATCAATATTCCGTATGATAGCCAAAGAAGGTATTATACTTAATGCTACTGATGGTGCAGTTGATTACTTAGCTAAAAAAGGTTTTGATCCTCAGTTTGGAGCACGTCCAGTGAAACGTGTTATCCAAAAAGAAGTACTTAACCAGCTATCTAAAGAGATACTAAGTGGCAAGCTTCAACGTGATGCTGTCATATTGTTAGATGTTTGTGACGATAAATTGGTATTTAAGAATGAGTAG
- the dnaK gene encoding molecular chaperone DnaK, whose translation MSKIIGIDLGTTNSCVSVMEGNDPVVITNAEGKRTTPSVVAFTEGGEIKVGDAAKRQAVTNPKNTIYSIKRFMGNKFSELNKEISRVPYKVVRGDNDTPRVDIDGRLYTPQEISAMILQKMKKTAEDFLGQPVTSAVITVPAYFNDAQRQATKEAGEIAGLKVERIINEPTAAALAYGLDKDHSDHKIVVFDFGGGTHDVSILELGDGVFEVLATDGDTHLGGDDVDEKIINWLAEEFEKEEQIDLRKDPMALQRLKEAAEKAKIELSSTTETEINLPYITATASGPKHLVRKLSRAKFEQLIDDLVKRTIEPCRKALQNAGLSVGDIDEVILVGGSTRIPAVQEAVEKFFNKKPNKSVNPDEVVAIGAAIQGGVLTGDVKDVLLLDVTPLSLGIETMGGVMTKLIDANTTIPTKKSQLFSTAADNQPSVEIHVLQGERPMANDNKTIGRFHLDNIPPAPRGVPQIEVTFDIDANGIINVSATDKGTGKSHNIRIEASSGLSKEDIEKMKREAEANAEADKKAKEKADKLNEADAMIFQTEKQLKEFGDKIPADKRGAIEAALGELKAAFESKELSNIEPALSKINTAWQQASEDIYKAQQGGAAQGPNPNATNPFGDANPFGGQQGGNNGPDVQDVDFEEVK comes from the coding sequence ATGAGCAAGATTATAGGAATAGACTTAGGAACCACAAACTCTTGTGTTTCTGTTATGGAAGGTAATGACCCTGTAGTTATTACCAATGCTGAAGGTAAACGTACTACCCCTTCAGTAGTAGCTTTTACCGAAGGAGGTGAAATAAAAGTAGGAGATGCTGCTAAACGTCAGGCAGTAACCAACCCTAAAAACACGATATACTCTATCAAACGTTTTATGGGGAACAAGTTTTCTGAACTGAATAAGGAAATTTCTCGTGTACCTTATAAAGTAGTACGTGGCGACAACGATACTCCTCGTGTGGATATAGACGGACGTTTGTATACTCCACAAGAAATCTCAGCTATGATTCTTCAAAAGATGAAGAAAACTGCAGAAGACTTCTTAGGACAACCCGTAACAAGCGCGGTAATTACTGTACCAGCTTACTTTAACGACGCTCAACGTCAAGCTACTAAAGAAGCAGGTGAAATCGCAGGCTTAAAAGTAGAACGTATCATCAACGAACCTACTGCCGCTGCATTGGCTTATGGCTTGGATAAAGACCATAGCGACCATAAGATTGTTGTATTCGACTTTGGTGGTGGTACTCACGATGTGTCTATCTTGGAACTTGGCGACGGCGTGTTTGAAGTACTCGCTACTGATGGTGACACCCACTTAGGAGGTGATGATGTAGATGAAAAAATCATCAACTGGTTGGCTGAAGAGTTTGAAAAAGAAGAACAAATCGACCTTCGTAAAGACCCTATGGCGTTGCAACGTCTTAAAGAAGCTGCTGAAAAGGCTAAGATTGAACTCTCTTCAACTACTGAAACCGAAATCAACTTACCTTACATTACAGCAACTGCTTCAGGTCCTAAACACTTGGTGCGCAAACTCTCTCGTGCTAAATTTGAGCAACTGATAGATGACCTAGTAAAACGTACTATTGAGCCTTGCCGCAAAGCTTTACAAAATGCAGGCTTAAGCGTAGGTGATATAGATGAAGTTATCTTGGTAGGAGGTTCTACACGTATTCCTGCAGTACAAGAAGCGGTAGAGAAATTCTTTAACAAGAAACCTAACAAGAGTGTAAACCCTGACGAGGTGGTAGCTATAGGTGCTGCGATACAAGGGGGTGTACTTACCGGTGATGTGAAAGATGTATTGCTTTTGGATGTAACTCCGCTATCATTGGGTATTGAGACTATGGGCGGTGTAATGACTAAGCTTATTGATGCTAATACCACTATCCCTACTAAGAAATCACAACTATTCTCTACCGCTGCTGACAATCAGCCAAGTGTGGAAATACACGTGTTACAAGGTGAACGCCCAATGGCTAATGACAACAAAACTATAGGTCGTTTCCACTTAGATAACATTCCACCTGCTCCACGTGGGGTACCACAAATTGAAGTTACTTTTGATATTGATGCTAATGGTATTATCAACGTATCGGCTACTGACAAGGGTACTGGAAAATCACATAATATTCGTATAGAAGCCTCTTCAGGTCTTTCTAAAGAAGATATTGAAAAGATGAAACGCGAAGCTGAAGCCAATGCCGAAGCCGACAAGAAAGCTAAAGAGAAAGCAGATAAGCTAAACGAAGCTGATGCTATGATATTCCAAACAGAAAAACAACTTAAAGAGTTTGGTGATAAAATACCAGCTGATAAACGCGGAGCTATAGAAGCTGCTCTTGGTGAACTTAAAGCAGCTTTTGAAAGCAAAGAGCTTAGCAATATAGAACCTGCTTTAAGTAAGATTAATACAGCTTGGCAACAAGCTTCAGAAGATATCTACAAAGCACAACAAGGAGGTGCAGCACAAGGACCAAATCCTAATGCAACCAATCCTTTTGGAGATGCCAATCCATTCGGCGGACAACAAGGCGGCAACAACGGTCCCGACGTCCAAGACGTAGACTTCGAAGAAGTAAAATAA
- a CDS encoding SIR2 family protein, translated as MDEELLKQLQDWTSRVPLIILGSGASVPFNLPSMWSLGKHLENTLTFEDDEDKKQFQEFKRILNEKEGDLERALSDIRLNETVLNSIVGRTWELISKTNLEAYNKFFLDDKKEKPLVTLIEYLLSTTNRKVSIVTTNYDRIAEYSASIVKSFICTGYAHNYIGHFSDSIHTNTLVNLKGYKGQVNIWKVHGSLDWFETPNKENVYLPLCENIPQGHKPLIVTPGLSKYAETHKEPYRTIFTQADTEIQNANGFLCIGYGFNDEHVQPKLIQQIKSKPIIVITKELTSKTKEAIIDGDCKNYILMEESSGNHTKVYSSNQGEHTIEGVGYWQLSEYIKLIK; from the coding sequence ATGGATGAGGAATTATTAAAACAACTTCAGGATTGGACGAGTAGAGTTCCATTGATTATATTGGGTAGTGGGGCTTCAGTTCCTTTTAATTTACCTTCAATGTGGAGTCTTGGCAAACACTTAGAAAATACATTGACTTTTGAAGATGATGAAGATAAAAAACAATTTCAAGAATTTAAAAGAATTCTCAATGAAAAAGAAGGTGATTTAGAAAGAGCATTGTCAGATATACGTCTTAATGAAACAGTTCTAAACTCTATAGTTGGAAGAACGTGGGAACTAATTTCTAAAACGAATTTAGAAGCTTATAACAAATTTTTCTTAGATGATAAAAAAGAAAAACCATTAGTAACATTAATTGAGTATTTACTTTCAACAACCAATAGAAAAGTTTCTATAGTTACTACCAATTATGATCGTATCGCAGAATATAGTGCAAGTATTGTTAAATCTTTTATTTGTACGGGATATGCTCACAACTACATTGGACATTTCTCAGACAGTATTCATACAAATACCTTGGTGAATTTAAAAGGATATAAAGGACAAGTTAATATATGGAAAGTTCATGGGTCATTAGATTGGTTTGAAACACCCAATAAAGAAAATGTTTATTTACCTTTATGTGAAAATATTCCACAAGGTCATAAGCCATTGATTGTGACTCCAGGGCTTAGCAAGTATGCTGAAACACATAAAGAACCATATAGAACTATTTTTACACAAGCAGATACAGAAATTCAAAATGCAAATGGATTTCTGTGTATTGGTTATGGATTCAATGATGAACATGTTCAACCAAAACTTATTCAACAGATTAAATCAAAACCAATAATTGTAATCACAAAAGAATTAACCTCCAAAACAAAAGAGGCAATAATTGATGGAGATTGCAAGAATTATATACTAATGGAAGAGAGTAGTGGCAATCATACAAAAGTATACTCTTCAAATCAAGGGGAACATACAATTGAAGGTGTTGGCTATTGGCAACTTTCAGAATATATCAAACTAATAAAATAG
- a CDS encoding ATP-binding protein, protein MTIFNFEDNASIGTVFSVDTATLIVKVEELEKLRKLQVNHLVAIQSSKAGQHLIGIINRITRKASHEEPSEGNDLGLNNFLFTENILKVNLIGTLLHKHGEKENVFKRTLDTVPEIEAKCFPIDGENITKFMETISTKENYEIPLSIGKYSIDENAEAFLDGDKLFQRHAVIVGSTGSGKSWCVAKIIEQIAKLPMANSILFDIHGEYSGENFKTDGIQHFRIANPSDLGKKGNLTNGVLMLPYWLLTYEEMLAMLLDRSDSNAPNQAMLFSKTVFTEKQKYLDEVKDTIFKDSITIDSPIPYKLEKVLQELKRLD, encoded by the coding sequence ATGACAATTTTTAATTTTGAAGATAATGCTTCAATTGGAACAGTTTTTAGTGTTGACACAGCGACGCTTATCGTAAAAGTCGAGGAACTTGAAAAGTTAAGAAAGCTGCAAGTAAATCATTTAGTTGCTATTCAAAGCTCTAAGGCTGGACAACATTTAATTGGAATAATCAATCGTATAACTCGTAAAGCTTCTCATGAAGAACCATCTGAAGGAAATGATTTAGGGCTAAACAATTTCCTTTTTACTGAAAATATTTTGAAAGTAAATTTGATAGGAACATTGTTACATAAACACGGAGAAAAAGAAAATGTGTTTAAAAGAACACTTGACACCGTCCCTGAAATTGAAGCGAAATGTTTCCCGATAGACGGGGAGAATATTACTAAGTTTATGGAAACTATTTCTACAAAAGAGAATTATGAAATTCCGCTTTCAATTGGAAAATATTCCATAGATGAAAATGCAGAAGCTTTTTTAGATGGTGATAAACTTTTCCAACGGCATGCAGTTATTGTTGGAAGTACAGGTTCGGGTAAATCGTGGTGTGTCGCCAAAATTATTGAGCAGATTGCTAAATTGCCAATGGCAAACTCTATTTTGTTTGACATACACGGAGAGTATAGTGGGGAGAATTTCAAGACAGACGGAATACAGCATTTCAGAATTGCCAATCCTTCTGATTTAGGGAAAAAAGGTAATCTTACAAACGGCGTTTTGATGTTGCCTTATTGGTTATTGACTTACGAAGAGATGTTAGCAATGTTGCTTGACCGTAGTGATAGCAATGCCCCCAATCAAGCAATGCTATTTTCTAAAACCGTATTTACAGAAAAACAAAAATATCTTGATGAAGTGAAAGATACTATTTTTAAAGATAGTATTACTATTGATAGCCCTATTCCTTATAAATTAGAAAAGGTGCTTCAAGAATTAAAACGCCTTGACTAA
- a CDS encoding ATP-binding protein has product MVPGAAKEKQGPFFGKLTRFIQRLEAKKDDKRIGFLFQVSDDELQINWLNDFCSALMHGSELNDKKAGVKIIDFSEVPSDVLPLVIGFVARIIFTVQQWTTKENQHPICLLCDEAHLYIPERTSQDAASELSLKSFERIAKEGRKYGVSLVVISQRPAEVNRTVLSQCNNFISLRLSNAEDQTVIKRLLPDNLIGLTEVLPILDIGEALVVGDASLLPTRILISEPTIKPDSATIKFWKEWSNVNAKQDITNAVIGLRKQSKS; this is encoded by the coding sequence ATGGTTCCTGGAGCTGCAAAAGAAAAGCAAGGTCCATTCTTTGGAAAGTTGACAAGATTTATTCAACGACTTGAAGCAAAAAAAGACGATAAACGTATTGGGTTTCTTTTCCAAGTTTCAGATGATGAATTACAGATAAATTGGTTAAATGATTTTTGTAGTGCTTTAATGCATGGTTCAGAACTTAATGATAAAAAAGCAGGCGTTAAAATTATTGATTTCTCGGAGGTTCCATCAGATGTTTTGCCATTAGTAATTGGATTTGTTGCAAGAATTATTTTCACCGTTCAACAATGGACAACAAAAGAAAATCAACATCCAATTTGTCTGCTTTGTGATGAAGCTCATTTATATATTCCTGAAAGAACCAGTCAAGATGCCGCTTCTGAATTAAGTTTGAAAAGTTTTGAAAGAATCGCAAAAGAAGGCAGGAAATACGGTGTTAGTCTAGTCGTAATTAGTCAAAGGCCAGCAGAGGTTAATAGAACTGTTCTGAGTCAATGCAACAACTTTATTTCGTTACGGCTTTCTAATGCAGAAGACCAGACTGTAATCAAAAGACTTTTACCTGATAATCTAATAGGATTAACGGAGGTTCTTCCAATTTTAGATATTGGTGAAGCATTGGTAGTTGGAGATGCTTCTTTGTTGCCAACAAGGATTTTAATCTCAGAACCAACAATAAAGCCTGATAGTGCGACAATAAAATTTTGGAAAGAATGGAGTAATGTAAATGCTAAGCAAGATATTACAAATGCAGTAATTGGACTTCGCAAACAATCGAAATCATAA